The following proteins are encoded in a genomic region of Gossypium hirsutum isolate 1008001.06 chromosome D05, Gossypium_hirsutum_v2.1, whole genome shotgun sequence:
- the LOC107903532 gene encoding ADP-ribosylation factor GTPase-activating protein AGD5 isoform X1: MNEKASVTKELNARHRKIIESLLKLPENRECADCKAKGPRWASVNLGIFICMQCSGIHRSLGVHISKVRSATLDTWLPEQVAFIQSMGNEKANSYWEAELPPNYDRVGIENFIRAKYEEKRWVPRDGKSKSPSRRLDERAPSHWQRPTETSGHGHLSNSENSFEERRNKQALGQKENLPATRVSLPVPPKGPDQVPPVQKPEPVVAPAEATKPAVETAPVAIAPKVDYATDLFNMLSLDDGPSENGSEAASTDDWAGFQSAAGGAFTTDEPNPPKPAESNTKSTSGIEDLFSDLPPLTTNQVPEKPQKDVKNDIMSLFEKSNMVSPFAMHQQQLAMLAQQQSLLMAAAAKSAPGNAQQPPSNGTNIPSQAWPNSGYQFPGMMMPVAGQADLQKLMQAMNMGQTQMVNSSAYPSSSFYGLGQVAPSNGVATTGASKPQSASPAPSSNPSQTGKDYDFSSLTQGMFTKH; encoded by the exons ATGAACGAGAAGGCCAGCGTTACCAAGGAGCTCAACGCCAGACACCGAAAG ATTATTGAAAGTCTTCTTAAATTGCCGGAGAATAGGGAATGCGCCGACTGCAAAGCCAA AGGTCCGAGATGGGCAAGTGTGAATTTAGGTATCTTTATATGCATGCAATGTTCTGGGATCCACAGAAGTCTTGGGGTACACATATCGAAG GTTCGATCTGCTACACTAGACACATGGCTTCCTGAGCAGGTTGCTTTTATTCAAT CAATGGGGAATGAAAAGGCAAACAGTTACTGGGAAGCTGAGTTACCCCCTAATTATGATAGAGTTGGAATTGAGAACTTCATCCGTGCAAA GTATGAGGAAAAAAGATGGGTTCCTAGAGATGGAAAATCCAAATCACCATCTAGAAGGTTGGACGAAAGGGCTCCCTCACATTGGCAGAGACCTACTGAAACAAGTGGTCATGGGCACCTTAGTAATTCCGAGAATTCATTTGAGGAAAGGAGGAACAAACAAGCACTTGGTCAGAAAGAAAATCTTCCTGCAACAAGAGTTAGTCTTCCTGTTCCTCCTAAGGGACCTGATCAG GTTCCACCCGTACAGAAGCCTGAACCAGTTGTTGCGCCAGCTGAGGCAACAAAGCCAGCCGTAGAGACTGCTCCCGTAGCCATTGCTCCTAAAGTCGATTATGCTACAGACCTTTTCAACATGCTGTCCTTGGATGATGGTCCAAGTGAGAATGGTTCTGAGGCAGCTTCTACTGATGATTGGGCAGGCTTCCAGT CTGCTGCTGGAGGGGCCTTCACAACTGACGAACCCAATCCACCAAAACCTGCTGAAAGTAATACCAAGTCTACTAGTGGAATTGAGGATTTATTTAGTGATTTACCTCCATTAACAACCAACCAAGTCCCAGAGAAGCctcaaaaagatgttaaaaatGATATTATGAGCCTCTTTGAAAAG TCCAATATGGTGTCACCTTTCGCTATGCATCAACAACAACTAGCTATGCTAGCACAGCAACAGTCCCTTCTCATGGCTGCTGCAGCTAAATCTGCTCCTGGAAATGCTCAACAGCCTCCATCTAACGGCACAAACATACCCTCTCAAGCTTGGCCAAACAGTGGCTACCAATTCCCTGGAATGATGATGCCCGTTGCTGGGCAGGCTGATCTGCAGAAACTTATGCAG GCTATGAATATGGGACAGACACAAATGGTGAACTCATCTGCATATCCATCATCCAG CTTTTATGGATTGGGACAAGTTGCCCCATCAAATGGTGTTGCAACGACCGGAGCAAGCAAGCCTCAATCAGCTTCCCCAGCTCCGTCCTCAAATCCTTCGCAAACAGGTAAGGATTACGATTTTTCATCATTGACGCAAGGGATGTTCACAAAACACTGA
- the LOC107903532 gene encoding ADP-ribosylation factor GTPase-activating protein AGD5 isoform X2 produces the protein MNEKASVTKELNARHRKIIESLLKLPENRECADCKAKGPRWASVNLGIFICMQCSGIHRSLGVHISKVRSATLDTWLPEQVAFIQSMGNEKANSYWEAELPPNYDRVGIENFIRAKYEEKRWVPRDGKSKSPSRRLDERAPSHWQRPTETSGHGHLSNSENSFEERRNKQALGQKENLPATRVSLPVPPKGPDQKPEPVVAPAEATKPAVETAPVAIAPKVDYATDLFNMLSLDDGPSENGSEAASTDDWAGFQSAAGGAFTTDEPNPPKPAESNTKSTSGIEDLFSDLPPLTTNQVPEKPQKDVKNDIMSLFEKSNMVSPFAMHQQQLAMLAQQQSLLMAAAAKSAPGNAQQPPSNGTNIPSQAWPNSGYQFPGMMMPVAGQADLQKLMQAMNMGQTQMVNSSAYPSSSFYGLGQVAPSNGVATTGASKPQSASPAPSSNPSQTGKDYDFSSLTQGMFTKH, from the exons ATGAACGAGAAGGCCAGCGTTACCAAGGAGCTCAACGCCAGACACCGAAAG ATTATTGAAAGTCTTCTTAAATTGCCGGAGAATAGGGAATGCGCCGACTGCAAAGCCAA AGGTCCGAGATGGGCAAGTGTGAATTTAGGTATCTTTATATGCATGCAATGTTCTGGGATCCACAGAAGTCTTGGGGTACACATATCGAAG GTTCGATCTGCTACACTAGACACATGGCTTCCTGAGCAGGTTGCTTTTATTCAAT CAATGGGGAATGAAAAGGCAAACAGTTACTGGGAAGCTGAGTTACCCCCTAATTATGATAGAGTTGGAATTGAGAACTTCATCCGTGCAAA GTATGAGGAAAAAAGATGGGTTCCTAGAGATGGAAAATCCAAATCACCATCTAGAAGGTTGGACGAAAGGGCTCCCTCACATTGGCAGAGACCTACTGAAACAAGTGGTCATGGGCACCTTAGTAATTCCGAGAATTCATTTGAGGAAAGGAGGAACAAACAAGCACTTGGTCAGAAAGAAAATCTTCCTGCAACAAGAGTTAGTCTTCCTGTTCCTCCTAAGGGACCTGATCAG AAGCCTGAACCAGTTGTTGCGCCAGCTGAGGCAACAAAGCCAGCCGTAGAGACTGCTCCCGTAGCCATTGCTCCTAAAGTCGATTATGCTACAGACCTTTTCAACATGCTGTCCTTGGATGATGGTCCAAGTGAGAATGGTTCTGAGGCAGCTTCTACTGATGATTGGGCAGGCTTCCAGT CTGCTGCTGGAGGGGCCTTCACAACTGACGAACCCAATCCACCAAAACCTGCTGAAAGTAATACCAAGTCTACTAGTGGAATTGAGGATTTATTTAGTGATTTACCTCCATTAACAACCAACCAAGTCCCAGAGAAGCctcaaaaagatgttaaaaatGATATTATGAGCCTCTTTGAAAAG TCCAATATGGTGTCACCTTTCGCTATGCATCAACAACAACTAGCTATGCTAGCACAGCAACAGTCCCTTCTCATGGCTGCTGCAGCTAAATCTGCTCCTGGAAATGCTCAACAGCCTCCATCTAACGGCACAAACATACCCTCTCAAGCTTGGCCAAACAGTGGCTACCAATTCCCTGGAATGATGATGCCCGTTGCTGGGCAGGCTGATCTGCAGAAACTTATGCAG GCTATGAATATGGGACAGACACAAATGGTGAACTCATCTGCATATCCATCATCCAG CTTTTATGGATTGGGACAAGTTGCCCCATCAAATGGTGTTGCAACGACCGGAGCAAGCAAGCCTCAATCAGCTTCCCCAGCTCCGTCCTCAAATCCTTCGCAAACAGGTAAGGATTACGATTTTTCATCATTGACGCAAGGGATGTTCACAAAACACTGA